The Osmerus eperlanus chromosome 7, fOsmEpe2.1, whole genome shotgun sequence genome includes a region encoding these proteins:
- the cep70 gene encoding centrosomal protein of 70 kDa isoform X2, whose translation MDKLEQTEWDSVNKLLQHHGFKPVHFADPIENKNQSDLVLLEKSSAGDVRTMLRTMLTDSERRQALIQELIQSNNQLKEDAQQHLSRAARQSQRAAELEGVLAGVKGKVQHLEDSYISKAAQQHGLVHQLQQDKKDMQKQHQALEQKLSEEKAVASQLQRKLYFAIKEEEGRIARQNQVFQQIHERSARPHSPVDQQVLDVIDVYEAQMQQLRDELRAFKDNSDESFQSSDQSQSRNGTPMVSLSNHKSLIKSYQEQLKEIKAQREELKNQVQQLKQDLESRPTVKELKAYKHQLRRMDRIIKQNNTRSAEGSKEQDSTEMSILEGSTTQASEPSAARRYLKMLGDISEVVSGPGAPLRLLRQRPNESSETLAFNRLLPTLQMWAEQLGSLKDLHRALNKLIQRLQPWQPASSNDSVPSESVRVEDLMLLVETLLEETLNGEEKVLRSPTKNTLQSMVAHFQKLFDAPSLSGVYPRMNEVYTRLGEMTNAMRNLRDVLALDDRAPPSEVVNQVARMVSSPEDCADNQLHNLLGTSDIESIISKVKEHEEFFPAFYSLVMELLQTLDVQHLDDIIPALRSLKSRAL comes from the exons ATGGAcaag CTGGAGCAAACTGAGTGGGATTCTGTGAACAAACTTCTCCAGCATCATGGATTTAAGCCAGTCCACTTTGCTGATCCCATTGAGAATAAGAATCAGTCAG ATTTGGTTCTTCTGGAGAAGAGTTCCGCTGGAGACGTCAGGACCATGCTGAGGACCATGCTGACAGACTCCGAGAGAAGACAGGCCTTGATTCAGGAGCTCATCCAGTCTAATAACCAACTCAA AGAGGACGCCCAGCAGCACCTGAGCCGAGCTGCCCGCCAGTCCCAGAGGGCGGCGGAGCTGGAGGGAGTCCTGGCCGGGGTGAAGGGCAAGGTGCAGCACCTGGAGGACAGCTACATCAGCAAGGCTGCCCAGCAGCACGGCCTCGTGCACCAGCTACAGCAGGACAAGAAAGATATGCAG AAGCAACACCAAGCCCTGGAACAGAAGCTGTCTGAGGAGAAAGCTGTCGCGTCTCAACTGCAGAGGAAGCTCTACTTCGCCatcaaagaggaggagggacggaTTGCGAGGCAGAACCAGGTCTTCCAGCAGATCCACGAGAGGTCTGCCCGGCCACACTCCCCGGTGGACCAGCA GGTATTGGACGTGATTGACGTTTATGAAGCTCAAATGCAGCAGTTACGTGATGAGCTAAG GGCCTTCAAAGACAATTCAGATGAGAGTTTTCAGTcatctgaccaatcacagagcaggAATGGCACCCCAATGGTCTCCTTATCCAACCACAAATCTCTAATAAAG TCCTACCAGGAACAGCTGAAGGAGATCAAAGCACAGAGGGAGGAACTCAAGAACCAAGTTCAGCAGCTGAAACAAGATTTGGAATCAAG GCCCAcggtgaaggagctgaaggcCTATAAACATCAGCTGCGTCGTATGGACCGGATCATCAAGCAGAACAACACCAG GTCCGCTGAGGGATCTAAGGAACAGGACAGTACTGAGATGAGCATCTTGGAGGGGTCGACCACCCAAGCCTCAGAACCCAGTGCGGCTCGCAGATATCTCAAG ATGCTGGGGGACATCAGCGAGGTGGTGTCTGGCCCCGGGGCCCCCCTGAGGCTGCTCAGACAGAGGCCCAATGAGAGCTCAGAGACGCTCGCCTTCAACAGGCTCCTCCCCACGCTGCAGATGTGGGCGGAGCAGCTGGGCTCGTTGAAG GACTTGCACCGCGCACTTAACAAACTGATACAGAGACTGCAGCCATGGCAGCCAGCCAGCAGCAACGACAGTGTTCCCtcagaaagtgtgagagtggagGACTTGATGTTACTGGTGGAAACCTTACTGGAGGAGACTTTGAACGGGGAAGAG AAGGTTCTCCGTAGCCCAACCAAGAACACCCTCCAGTCCATGGTGGCCCACTTCCAGAAGCTGTTTGATGCGCCCTCCCTCAGCGGAGTCTACCCTCGCATGAATGAAGTCTACACCCGCCTGGGGGAGATGACTAATGCCATGAGGAACCTGAGGGACGTCCTAGCTCTAG ATGACAGAGCTCCCCCTAGTGAGGTAGTGAACCAGGTGGCCAGAATGGTCTCCTCTCCAGAGGACTGTGCTGACAACCAGCTTCACAACCTCCTGGGAACCAGCGACATTGAAAG CATTATTTCCAAGGTTAAGGAACATGAAGAGTTCTTTCCTGCGTTCTACTCTCTGGTGATGGAACTGCTGCAGACTCTAG ATGTTCAGCATCTAGATGACATCATACCCGCTCTAAGGTCACTGAAGTCGAGGGCACTGTGA
- the cep70 gene encoding centrosomal protein of 70 kDa isoform X1: MSLVRKKMDGKSNSAFQSRDKTYVYLWTYSQFQLEQTEWDSVNKLLQHHGFKPVHFADPIENKNQSDLVLLEKSSAGDVRTMLRTMLTDSERRQALIQELIQSNNQLKEDAQQHLSRAARQSQRAAELEGVLAGVKGKVQHLEDSYISKAAQQHGLVHQLQQDKKDMQKQHQALEQKLSEEKAVASQLQRKLYFAIKEEEGRIARQNQVFQQIHERSARPHSPVDQQVLDVIDVYEAQMQQLRDELRAFKDNSDESFQSSDQSQSRNGTPMVSLSNHKSLIKSYQEQLKEIKAQREELKNQVQQLKQDLESRPTVKELKAYKHQLRRMDRIIKQNNTRSAEGSKEQDSTEMSILEGSTTQASEPSAARRYLKMLGDISEVVSGPGAPLRLLRQRPNESSETLAFNRLLPTLQMWAEQLGSLKDLHRALNKLIQRLQPWQPASSNDSVPSESVRVEDLMLLVETLLEETLNGEEKVLRSPTKNTLQSMVAHFQKLFDAPSLSGVYPRMNEVYTRLGEMTNAMRNLRDVLALDDRAPPSEVVNQVARMVSSPEDCADNQLHNLLGTSDIESIISKVKEHEEFFPAFYSLVMELLQTLDVQHLDDIIPALRSLKSRAL; this comes from the exons ATGTCACTAGTAAGAAAGAAGATGGACGGGAAAAGTAATTCTGCATTTCAGTCAAGAGACAAGACATATGTCTATCTATGGACCTACAGCCAGTTTCAG CTGGAGCAAACTGAGTGGGATTCTGTGAACAAACTTCTCCAGCATCATGGATTTAAGCCAGTCCACTTTGCTGATCCCATTGAGAATAAGAATCAGTCAG ATTTGGTTCTTCTGGAGAAGAGTTCCGCTGGAGACGTCAGGACCATGCTGAGGACCATGCTGACAGACTCCGAGAGAAGACAGGCCTTGATTCAGGAGCTCATCCAGTCTAATAACCAACTCAA AGAGGACGCCCAGCAGCACCTGAGCCGAGCTGCCCGCCAGTCCCAGAGGGCGGCGGAGCTGGAGGGAGTCCTGGCCGGGGTGAAGGGCAAGGTGCAGCACCTGGAGGACAGCTACATCAGCAAGGCTGCCCAGCAGCACGGCCTCGTGCACCAGCTACAGCAGGACAAGAAAGATATGCAG AAGCAACACCAAGCCCTGGAACAGAAGCTGTCTGAGGAGAAAGCTGTCGCGTCTCAACTGCAGAGGAAGCTCTACTTCGCCatcaaagaggaggagggacggaTTGCGAGGCAGAACCAGGTCTTCCAGCAGATCCACGAGAGGTCTGCCCGGCCACACTCCCCGGTGGACCAGCA GGTATTGGACGTGATTGACGTTTATGAAGCTCAAATGCAGCAGTTACGTGATGAGCTAAG GGCCTTCAAAGACAATTCAGATGAGAGTTTTCAGTcatctgaccaatcacagagcaggAATGGCACCCCAATGGTCTCCTTATCCAACCACAAATCTCTAATAAAG TCCTACCAGGAACAGCTGAAGGAGATCAAAGCACAGAGGGAGGAACTCAAGAACCAAGTTCAGCAGCTGAAACAAGATTTGGAATCAAG GCCCAcggtgaaggagctgaaggcCTATAAACATCAGCTGCGTCGTATGGACCGGATCATCAAGCAGAACAACACCAG GTCCGCTGAGGGATCTAAGGAACAGGACAGTACTGAGATGAGCATCTTGGAGGGGTCGACCACCCAAGCCTCAGAACCCAGTGCGGCTCGCAGATATCTCAAG ATGCTGGGGGACATCAGCGAGGTGGTGTCTGGCCCCGGGGCCCCCCTGAGGCTGCTCAGACAGAGGCCCAATGAGAGCTCAGAGACGCTCGCCTTCAACAGGCTCCTCCCCACGCTGCAGATGTGGGCGGAGCAGCTGGGCTCGTTGAAG GACTTGCACCGCGCACTTAACAAACTGATACAGAGACTGCAGCCATGGCAGCCAGCCAGCAGCAACGACAGTGTTCCCtcagaaagtgtgagagtggagGACTTGATGTTACTGGTGGAAACCTTACTGGAGGAGACTTTGAACGGGGAAGAG AAGGTTCTCCGTAGCCCAACCAAGAACACCCTCCAGTCCATGGTGGCCCACTTCCAGAAGCTGTTTGATGCGCCCTCCCTCAGCGGAGTCTACCCTCGCATGAATGAAGTCTACACCCGCCTGGGGGAGATGACTAATGCCATGAGGAACCTGAGGGACGTCCTAGCTCTAG ATGACAGAGCTCCCCCTAGTGAGGTAGTGAACCAGGTGGCCAGAATGGTCTCCTCTCCAGAGGACTGTGCTGACAACCAGCTTCACAACCTCCTGGGAACCAGCGACATTGAAAG CATTATTTCCAAGGTTAAGGAACATGAAGAGTTCTTTCCTGCGTTCTACTCTCTGGTGATGGAACTGCTGCAGACTCTAG ATGTTCAGCATCTAGATGACATCATACCCGCTCTAAGGTCACTGAAGTCGAGGGCACTGTGA
- the s100v2 gene encoding S100 calcium binding protein V2, whose amino-acid sequence MAEKYSDLESALYNLVTKFHDASANKEPTLNTEEFQTLVSTQLPNLVKTGNEQGLSPILQQMGVENGQNISFEDFWKLVQSTATSLFGERKPEKTVKCKCLLL is encoded by the exons ATGGCGGAAAAG TACTCAGATCTCGAGTCAGCACTATATAACCTGGTCACGAAGTTCCACGATGCTTCAGCTAACAAAGAGCCCACACTAAACACGGAGGAGTTTCAGACCCTGGTCTCCACACAGCTGCCTAACTTAGTAAAG ACAGGCAATGAACAAGGTTTGAGTCCGATCCTACAGCAGATGGGGGTGGAGAACGGCCAGAACATCTCCTTTGAGGACTTCTGGAAATTGGTCCAGTCGACGgccacctccctgtttggcGAGAGAAAACCGGAGAAGACTGTTAAATGCAAATGCCTGCTACTGTGA